The proteins below come from a single Drosophila teissieri strain GT53w chromosome 3L, Prin_Dtei_1.1, whole genome shotgun sequence genomic window:
- the LOC122615634 gene encoding LOW QUALITY PROTEIN: protein slit (The sequence of the model RefSeq protein was modified relative to this genomic sequence to represent the inferred CDS: substituted 1 base at 1 genomic stop codon), producing MSRRRAITMSLAPHLGQAFSLSLSLCLCMCLCLVLATLPVALGLANCPNGCECDDDTLMVNCGEGTLDVLPIALNPAIQRLVIKNNKLKTIDSSMQFYAQLTFLDLSFNDMLNIPERSFTFHAKLQELHLDHNKIGQVSNKTFLGLSTISVLNLRGNLIAELEYRTFSPMTKLAELNLGQNRISHIDPHALDGLDNLRVLYLDDNTLTTVPGALTFQALHSLAELYLGTNSFMTIPGGAFQDLNGLTRLDLRGAGLHNISGDALKGLESLRYLDLSDNRLPAIPTAALQRLGRLEQLNIGQNDFEVISSGAFAGLRELRHLELTGAQRLRRVESGAFSGNSNLEHLNLSSNKQLNELSSIALGGLPHLSTVVLKANQLSSLDEGLVPWADLQTLDLSENPFECDCRLLWLRHLLVSRNASGQYAPVICAYPTALRDLPLAQLAEPLLGCAHGAASKQAIIGMLVVGCAALITTLALVLYTCRRRIREMLKGHSALGRKEREYQKTFSDEEYMSRPPPGGGGVHPAAGGYPYFAGSSRPIPVTELXLEAPPPPQLRGRGGGASTASGAVQQLQVPSAVDQASNSFAQLSHIHYMTNNGQQQLSLPQSTSKMHHSQQDMRLLACNGGKPLNATSLPRHRPPVVQESTLSHYSQPLANGIRLTQDHFNHNQNQSQNQSQSHNQHYGGVYAKPCDAMSEPGYIHNNSHYSLPLDHDLPPSPTPTPPPPALPLRNGVGMALIHGNTTGRRSFNNNNNNVSTLSNNNHHGIGGGVGVAVGGAVGNNNGSLRRYH from the coding sequence ATGAGCAGACGACGGGCAATTACCATGTCGTTGGCTCCCCATCTTGGCCAGGCTTTTagcctcagcctcagcctcTGCCTGTGCATGTGCCTGTGCCTGGTTTTGGCCACATTACCAGTGGCCCTGGGATTGGCCAACTGCCCCAATGGCTGCGAGTGCGACGACGACACCCTGATGGTCAACTGCGGCGAGGGCACGCTGGACGTCCTGCCCATCGCCCTGAATCCCGCCATCCAGCGACTGGTGATCAAGAACAACAAGCTGAAGACCATCGACTCATCCATGCAGTTCTATGCGCAGCTCACCTTCCTAGATCTGTCATTCAATGACATGCTCAACATACCGGAACGATCGTTTACGTTTCACGCCAAATTGCAGGAGCTGCACCTGGACCACAACAAGATTGGCCAGGTGTCGAACAAGACCTTCCTGGGACTCTCCACCATCAGTGTTTTGAATCTGCGAGGCAACTTGATTGCCGAGCTGGAGTACCGCACTTTTTCGCCCATGACCAAGCTCGCCGAGCTTAATCTCGGCCAGAACCGCATCAGTCACATCGATCCCCATGCCTTGGATGGCCTGGACAACCTGAGGGTGCTCTATCTGGATGATAACACACTGACCACAGTGCCGGGAGCACTAACCTTCCAGGCACTCCACTCCCTGGCAGAACTGTACTTGGGCACCAACTCCTTTATGACGATTCCCGGAGGAGCTTTCCAGGATCTCAACGGACTAACCCGATTGGATCTGCGCGGAGCTGGCCTGCACAACATCTCGGGAGATGCTCTCAAGGGTCTGGAGTCCCTTCGCTATTTGGATCTGTCAGATAACCGCCTTCCTGCGATACCCACAGCAGCGCTCCAGCGATTGGGACGCCTGGAACAGCTAAACATTGGTCAGAATGACTTTGAGGTCATCTCCTCGGGCGCCTTTGCGGGTCTCCGGGAGCTGAGGCACTTGGAACTGACGGGTGCCCAGCGCCTGAGACGCGTGGAGAGCGGTGCCTTCAGTGGAAACAGCAACCTGGAGCACCTAAACCTTTCCAGTAACAAGCAGCTGAACGAATTATCCTCCATCGCCCTGGGTGGCCTGCCCCATCTGAGCACAGTGGTGCTGAAGGCCAATCAACTGAGCAGCCTGGACGAGGGTCTGGTGCCCTGGGCTGATCTGCAAACCCTTGATCTGTCGGAGAATCCATTCGAATGTGACTGCCGACTGCTGTGGCTGCGTCACTTGCTGGTCAGCAGGAATGCCAGTGGCCAGTATGCGCCCGTCATTTGTGCCTATCCAACAGCTCTGAGGGATTTGCCACTGGCCCAATTGGCAGAGCCACTTCTGGGCTGTGCCCATGGAGCCGCCAGTAAGCAGGCGATCATCGGGATGCTGGTGGTGGGCTGTGCCGCTTTGATAACCACTTTGGCGCTGGTTCTCTACACCTGCCGTCGCAGGATTCGGGAGATGCTAAAGGGGCATTCGGCGTTGGGGCGAAAGGAGCGCGAGTACCAGAAGACCTTCTCCGACGAGGAGTACATGTCGCGCCCACCCCCCGGCGGGGGTGGAGTTCATCCCGCCGCTGGGGGCTATCCCTATTTCGCCGGCAGCAGTCGACCGATACCGGTCACCGAGCTATAGCTAGAAGCACCACCCCCGCCTCAGCTGCGTGGTCGGGGTGGTGGCGCCAGCACCGCCAGCGGCGCCGTACAGCAGCTCCAAGTGCCCAGTGCCGTGGACCAGGCCTCCAACTCCTTTGCCCAGCTCAGCCACATTCACTACATGACTAACAATGGCCAGCAGCAACTGTCGCTGCCCCAATCGACCTCGAAGATGCACCACTCGCAGCAGGATATGCGCTTGCTGGCCTGCAACGGTGGGAAGCCACTGAATGCTACCTCGCTGCCGCGCCACCGACCGCCGGTGGTGCAGGAGAGCACCCTGTCGCACTATAGCCAGCCGCTTGCCAACGGGATTCGTCTCACCCAGGACCACTTTAACCACAACCAGAACCAGAGCCAGaaccagagccagagccacaACCAGCACTACGGAGGAGTCTATGCCAAGCCGTGCGATGCGATGTCCGAACCGGGATATATCCACAACAACTCGCACTACTCGCTGCCATTGGATCACGACTTGCCCCCCagtcccacgcccacaccacCACCGCCCGCCCTGCCGCTGAGGAATGGGGTGGGCATGGCCCTGATCCATGGCAACACCACCGGGCGCAGATccttcaacaacaacaacaacaacgtgtCCACCCTGtccaacaacaaccaccatGGCATTGGcggcggagtgggcgtggcagtcggCGGCGCTgtgggcaacaacaacggcagccTGCGGCGGTACCACTGA